In Papaver somniferum cultivar HN1 chromosome 1, ASM357369v1, whole genome shotgun sequence, a genomic segment contains:
- the LOC113317873 gene encoding uncharacterized protein LOC113317873 — protein sequence MATLVPGVLLKLLQHMNTDVKVAGEHRSSLLQVVGIVPALAGADLFTNKGFYLKVSDSSHATYVALPDEHDDLILSDKLQLGQFIHVERLEAASPVPLLQGVRPVPGRHPCIGTPEDLVATHSLCFLNSSGSNPVEKTKTPSRGSSNHGDKEKIKPIKVNGISSHDDSDKKKEPLDRSRSMSKPTTNSVEKKDSSTRPKSSNSRIPSSPSSCYSVPASFEKFSNGVKQHAKKSAGQTLMEKAASALKVTTTGRKSSSGNPVGNLINGYDLGSKALRRSWEGGAEMKGRENSSSKGAKNDLKAEVRSISVPKKKTSANDKPSQKEENKVQTPRKVATNGNMDDSDKISKQRASVGKRASEVASNGLPSNLVKVVSSSSRRLTDGTVSWSSLPSSLAKLGKEVLKQRDAAEFAAVEAMQEASAAESLIRCLSIYAELNSSAKEDNPQPAVEQFLSLHSSLIKARLVADSLSKTVPAGSSPDPENELPKEVLKLSSDRRRQATSWVQAALATDLSSFSVYNKNSNSNSNTNTNSTPASSPAQSNRTSSGTKQILVLENSLKNVATKVLTKTRSANGSKLGTPGTPRRSVDGLSIRPKPAAPPPPEWTPGNGLDEAVDMAQMLQVESQEWFLGFVERFLNADVDSSSLSDNGQIAGMLTQLKSVNDWLDEIGLGKEGFEGPRISADTADRLRKKIYEYLLTHVESAAVALGGGTQTTPPSNRTPETKTRR from the exons ATGGCGACATTAGTTCCGGGTGTTCTTTTAAAGCTTTTACAGCATATGAACACAGATGTTAAGGTTGCTGGTGAGCATCGTTCGTCACTACTTCAAGTTGTTGGCATTGTTCCTGCGCTTGCAGGTGCCGACTTATTTACCAACAAAGGATTTTATCTCAAGGTATCAGATTCTTCACATGCAACTTATGTTGCGCTGCCAGATGAACATGATGATTTGATTCTAAGTGATAAGCTTCAATTGGGTCAGTTTATTCATGTTGAACGCCTTGAGGCTGCTTCGCCTGTACCACTACTCCAAGGGGTAAGACCTGTCCCCGGTCGTCATCCTTGTATAGGTACTCCTGAAGATTTAGTTGCAACACATTCTCTTTGTTTCCTTAATTCGTCTGGGTCAAACCCTGTAGAGAAAACTAAGACACCATCTAGAGGCTCGAGTAATCATGGGGATAAGGAAAAAATCAAGCCGATTAAAGTGAATGGGATTTCTTCACATGACGATTCAGATAAGAAGAAAGAACCCCTTGATAGGTCTAGGTCTATGTCGAAACCTACTACGAATTCGGTAGAGAAGAAGGATTCATCAACCAGGCCAAAGTCGTCTAATTCAAGAATCCCATCATCTCCGTCAAGTTGTTATTCAGTGCCTGCTTCGTTTGAGAAGTTCTCAAATGGGGTCAAACAACATGCAAAGAAATCAGCAGGTCAGACATTGATGGAGAAAGCAGCTTCAGCCCTTAAGGTGACTACAACGGGAAGGAAGTCGTCTTCGGGAAACCCAGTTGGGAATTTGATTAATGGGTATGATTTGGGTTCTAAGGCTTTGAGAAGAAGCTGGGAAGGAGGTGCCGAGATGAAGGGTAGGGAAAATTCGAGCTCAAAAGGAGCCAAGAATGATTTGAAAGCTGAAGTTAGGAGCATTTCT GTTCCCAAGAAAAAAACGTCAGCAAATGATAAACCATCACAAAAAGAGGAGAATAAGGTCCAGACACCTAGGAAAGTCGCCACAAATGGAAATATGGATGATTCTGATAAGATAAGTAAACAACGGGCTTCTGTCGGAAAAAGAGCTTCAGAAGTTGCTAGTAATGGACTTCCCTCGAATTTGGTCAAGGTTGTTTCCAGCAGTAGTAGAAGATTGACTGATGGAACTGTTTCATGGTCTTCCTTACCGTCGTCACTTGCAAAGCTTGGCaag GAAGTTTTAAAGCAGAGAGATGCTGCAGAATTTGCTGCTGTTGAGGCCATGCAAGAAGCTTCTGCTGCAGAGAGCTTGATTCGGTGCTTGAG CATATATGCCGAGTTAAATTCATCTGCTAAGGAGGATAACCCACAACCTGCGGTGGAGCAGTTCTTGAGTCTTCATTCAAGTCTTATCAAAGCTCGTTTAGTTGCAGATTCGCTATCAAAAACAGTTCCAGCCGGATCATCACCAGATCCTGAAAATGAGCTTCCAAAAGAAGTGCTGAAGCTGTCATCAGATAGGCGTAGACAGGCAACTTCATGGGTTCAAGCTGCTTTGGCCACCGACTTATCATCCTTTTCAGTGTATAACAAAaactccaactccaactccaataccAATACCAATTCCACTCCAGCTTCGTCTCCAGCCCAAAGCAATCGTACTTCCTCAGGCACTAAGCAAATACTAGTCCTTGAGAACTCGTTGAAGAACGTGGCGACGAAGGTGCTAACAAAAACTCGTTCAGCTAATGGTTCTAAGTTGGGCACACCAGGAACACCTCGCCGATCCGTCGATGGTCTTTCAATCCGTCCAAAGCCAGCCGCCCCACCTCCACCTGAATGGACCCCAGGGAATGGTCTTGATGAGGCAGTGGACATGGCCCAAATGTTGCAAGTTGAGTCTCAAGAGTGGTTCTTAGGGTTTGTTGAGCGATTCTTGAATGCTGATGTGGATTCCTCGTCATTATCAGATAATGGTCAAATTGCAGGCATGCTGACTCAGTTGAAGAGTGTAAATGACTGGTTAGATGAGATTGGATTGGGAAAGGAGGGTTTTGAAGGTCCAAGAATTTCAGCCGATACAGCTGATAGGTTAAGaaagaagatctacgagtaccttCTCACTCATGTAGAGTCTGCTGCGGTTGCACTCGGTGGTGGAACTCAAACAACACCACCTTCAAACCGAACACCAGAAACAAAAACAAGGAGGTGA
- the LOC113317862 gene encoding hydroxyacylglutathione hydrolase 2, mitochondrial-like gives MFCKASSAVASLQCVRVKDLRLWPKMRQNSFRRRLLYGFGSFLSRPLKTLRAVSHSHKVGQYLCSIASMASTLQIELVPCLKDNYAYLLHDVGTGTVGVVDPSEATPVIDALNRTNRNLTYILNTHHHFDHTGGNLELKERYGAKIIGASADSDRIPGIDIALKDGDKWMFAGHEVVVMETPGHTVGHVSYYFPGSGAIFTGDTLFSLSCGKLFEGTPEQMFTSLGKIMSLPDNTNIYCGHEYTSSNSKFALSVEPKNVALQSYAAQVAKLRSKGLPTIPTTLKTEKSCNPFLRTTSPEIRQLLKIPNTANDAEALGVIRKAKDNF, from the exons ATGTTCTGTAAAGCGTCTTCCGCTGTTGCCTCTTTGCAGTGCGTTAGG GTGAAAGATCTTCGTTTATGGCCCAAAATGAGACAAAATAGCTTCAGAAGGCGTTTGTTGTATGGATTTGGGAGCTTCTTGTCAAGACCGTTGAAAACCTTGCGTGCAGTTAGTCATTCACATAAAGTCGGTCAATATTTATGTAGCATCGCCAGTATGGCATCTACATTACAGATTGAACTG GTACCATGCCTCAAGGACAACTATGCATATCTTTTGCATGACGTAGGTACGGGTACTGTTGGAGTAGTAGATCCTTCCGAAGCTACGCCTGTAATAGATGCATTGAATAGGACAAATCGGAATCTAACATATATTCTCAACACACATCACCATTTTGATCACACTGGTGGGAATTTGGAGCTGAAAGAAAGGTATGGTGCAAAG ATAATTGGTGCAAGTGCAGACAGCGATAGAATTCCTGGAATTGATATAGCTTTGAAGGACGGAGACAAGTGGATGTTCGCAGGCCACGAGGTGGTTGTAATGGAAACCCCTGGTCACACAGTAG GTCATGTTAGCTACTATTTTCCAGGATCTGGTGCCATATTTACAGGAGACACTTTGTTTAGCTTGTCATGTGGCAAGCTTTTCGAAGGAACACCTGAGCAG ATGTTCACATCTCTTGGAAAAATCATGTCTTTGCCAGATAACACAAACATATACTGCGGACATGAATACACTTCA AGTAATTCGAAATTCGCTCTGTCCGTAGAGCCCAAGAACGTGGCTCTTCAGTCCTATGCTGCCCAAGTGGCCAAGCTCCGAAGTAAAGGCTTGCCCACG ATTCCAACTACACTGAAGACAGAGAAATCATGTAATCCATTCTTGCGCACAACAAGTCCGGAAATCAGGCAGTTGTTGAAAATTCCAAACACCGCAAATGATGCTGAAGCCTTGGGAGTCATCCGCAAAGCAAAAGATAACTTTTAG
- the LOC113317883 gene encoding calreticulin-3-like: MAEIALIPGFQLLLILLSLHSSFHFAVSEVIFEERFEDGWASRWVKSDWKRSEGKAGSFKHTAGTWSGDPDDKGLMTSTDARHFAISAKIPEFSNKNRTLVVQYSIKLEQDIECGGGYIKLLSSYVNQKKFGGDTPYSLMFGPDLCGSQTKKLHVILSYQGQNYPIKKDLQCETDKLTHFYTFILRPDASYSVLVDNRERESGSMYTDWDILPPRRIKDVTSKKPKDWEEKEYIDDPDDVKPEGYDSIPAEIPDPKAKEPADWDEDEDGIWRAPKIPNPAYKGPWKRKKIKNPNYKGKWKTQWIDNPEFEDDPDLYVLKPIKYVGIEVWQVKAGSVYDNILICDDPEYAKQVAQEVFDKNKEAEKEAFEEAEKVRRAREEEEAQQAREEGEKRRRERGHDRRYRDREHARDKYRRHDRRDYMNDYHDEL; the protein is encoded by the exons ATGGCGGAAATTGCCCTAATTCCTGGATTTCAGCTGTTACTAATCTTACTTAGTCTACACTCCTCATTTCATTTTGCTGTTTCAGAGGTTATttttgaagagagatttgaaG ATGGTTGGGCAAGTCGTTGGGTCAAGTCCGATTGGAAGAGGAGTGAAGGAAAAGCTGGTTCATTTAAACACACAGCAGGAACATGGTCTGGTGATCCTGACGATAAAG GTCTTATGACATCTACTGATGCCAGGCATTTCGCAATATCTGCGAAGATACCAGAGTTTTCAAACAAAAACAGAACTTTGGTGGTCCAATATTCTATAAAGTTAGAGCAAGACATCGAATGTGGTGGTGGTTATATTAAGCTTCTTTCAAGTTATGTCAATCAGAAGAAATTTGGTGGTGATACCCCTTACAG TTTAATGTTTGGGCCAGATCTATGTGGTTCACAGACGAAGAAGCTCCATGTTATACTTTCCTACCAAGGGCAGAATTATCCTATCAAGAAGGATCTACAGTGTGAAACTGACAAGTTAACACATTTTTATACATTCATACTGAGGCCTGATGCCAGTTATAGTGTTTTGGTTGATAATCGAGAAAGAGAATCGGGAAGCATGTACACAGATTGGGATATCCTTCCTCCTCGCAGGATTAAAGATGTCACTTCGAAAAAG CCGAAAGACTGGGAGGAGAAGGAGTATATCGATGATCCTGATGATGTTAAACCCGAG GGCTATGACTCCATTCCAGCCGAAATTCCTGATCCAAAAGCTAAAGAG CCTGCTGACTGGGATGAAGACGAAGATGGTATATGGAGAGCACCAAAGATACCTAACCCTGCTTACAAAGGACCATGGAAGCGCAAG AAAATCAAGAACCCCAATTACAAAGGAAAGTGGAAGACTCAATGGATAGATAACCCAG AGTTTGAAGATGATCCTGATCTTTACGTGCTAAAGCCAATCAAGTATGTCGGGATTGAAGTTTGGCAG GTGAAAGCTGGCTCAGTTTACGACAACATTTTGATTTGCGATGACCCAGAGTATGCAAAACAAGTTGCACAGGAAGTCTTTGACAAGAATAAAGAG GCTGAAAAAGAAGCCTTTGAGGAAGCAGAGAAAGTAAGAAGAGCTCGTGAAGAAGAG GAAGCTCAACAAGCAAGAGAAGAGGGTGAAAAAAGGAGGAGAGAGAGGGGTCATGACCGAAGATACAGAGACAGGGAACATGCTAGGGATAAATACAGAAGG CATGATCGCCGTGATTACATGAATGATTACCAT GATGAACTCTGA
- the LOC113362625 gene encoding uncharacterized protein LOC113362625 yields MKNKPKKVVPDPYKIKEDFLAEKRVNIPYQCAWKARNLVLESLYGNYKESYNEVPAFCKMFTKCNDGSVAKFTFDTVNNTFESMTLSFEPAMRGWRKACRGVIGLDACHLTGEYGGVLMAATALDGQNGLVMLGIMVCRAETKENWIIFLKHLKDAILAHPVKVAFISDRQKGLLEAVGIVFPGHHHRYCWRHLYKNFKKDYKGLELYSSLWNAAKAYKEKHIFRFDSSQQFFEHFDNIVKQSAAAGAYLSREDPATWSRAFFNPIHCCEHMNNNFSESFNNMINKMRNKPIIMIGIMYANLVMGTWYNRRTESASWVDGNLVPTAVTLIKKMLEFVTDYGVDPCVAGELYMVTSPKNSVFTVNILAKTCSCLQWQLRGFPCMHAVSALHSIRPQWRKYCSDYYSVENYKATYAPTFAPLDDKSEWVQPNMNKKILNPPHSRKPGRPKSKRVRSYDEPRVEKTKRRCGKCGNVTNHNKRTWPGSQPLATPSSTPASTTPMSLPSIAPSSTPPSTINNLYQNFFGIGSVSQNIKQGKGRGNGKAKKK; encoded by the exons ATGAAGAATAAGCCTAAAAAAGTTGTTCCAGACCCTTATAAAATCAAGGAAGACTTCTTAGCTGAAAAGAGAGTAAATATACCATATCAGTGTGCATGGAAGGCTAGGAATCTAGTTTTAGAGTCATTATATGGGAACTATAAAGAAAGTTACAATGAAGTACCAGCATTCTGCAAGATGTTTACTAAATGCAATGATGGGTCTGTTGCTAAGTTCACTTTTGACACAGTGAATAACACCTTTGAAAGCATGACACTCTCATTTGAACCTGCAATGAGGGGTTGGCGAAAAGCATGCAGGGGAGTTATAGGGCTTGATGCCTGCCATCTAACAGGGGAATATGGGGGAGTATTGATGGCTGCAACTGCACTTGATGGACAGAATGGGTTAGTAATGTTAGGAATTATGGTATGCAGAGCTGAAACAAAGGAAaattggatcatttttttgaagcatttgaagGATGCAATATTAGCACATCCAGTGAAAGTGGCTTTCATTTCAGATAGGCAAAAAGGTTTATTGGAAGCTGTTGGTATAGTGTTCCCTGGCCATCACCACAGATACTGTTGGAG ACATTTATACAAAAATTTCAAGAAGGATTACAAGGGTCTTGAATTATACAGTTCTTTATGGAATGCAGCAAAAGCATACAAAGAAAAGCACATTTTCAGGTTTGACAGTTCACAACAGTTCTTT GAACATTTTGACAATATTGTGAAACAGAGTGCTGCAGCTGGTGCTTATCTCAGTAGAGAAGATCCTGCTACATGGTCCAGGGCCTTTTTTAACCCTATTCACTGTTGTGAACatatgaacaacaatttttcagaGTCTTTTAACAATATGATCAACAAGATGAGAAATAAACCAATTATAATGATAGGAATAATGTATGCTAACTTAGTGATGGGTACATGGTACAATAGGAGGACTGAATCTGCATCATGGGTAGATGGTAATTTGGTTCCTACTGCTGTTACATTGATTAAGAAAATGTTGGAATTTGTGACTGACTATGGTGTTGACCCTTGTGTGGCTGGAGAGTTATATATGGTGACTAGTCCAAAGAATTCTGTGTTCACAGTGAACATACTTGCCAAGACTTGCTCTTGTTTGCAGTGGCAGTTGAGGGGGTTCCCCTGTATGCATGCAGTGAGTGCATTGCATAGCATAAGGCCACAATGGAGAaa GTACTGCAGTGATTACTATTCAGTGGAGAACTATAAGGCCACATATGCACCAACTTTTGCACCACTAGATGATAAAAGTGAATGGGTCCAG CCAAACATGAACAAGAAGATCTTGAACCCTCCTCACAGTAGGAAACCAGGAAGACCCAAGAGCAAGAGGGTAAGAAGTTATGATGAACCTCGTGTtgagaagacaaaaaggaggtgtGGGAAATGTGGAAATGTTACTAACCACAACAAAAGAACAT GGCCTGGCAGTCAGCCTTTGGCAACACCATCTTCTACTCCAGCTTCCACAACACCTATGAGTCTGCCATCTATAGCACCATCTTCTACTCCACCCTCTACAATAAATAACCTTTATCAGAACTTCTTTGGCATTGGATCTGTATCTCAGAATATAAAACAAGGAAAGGGAAGGGGAAATGGAAAGGCTAAGAAGAAATGA